A genomic stretch from Neodiprion fabricii isolate iyNeoFabr1 chromosome 3, iyNeoFabr1.1, whole genome shotgun sequence includes:
- the LOC124177119 gene encoding uncharacterized protein LOC124177119 isoform X2, whose amino-acid sequence MNNNEKNSHTNNDTTNARACSIAIPKEKSIRHSLRLQENPHFLITAKGSQLGYGTHDKTNTDVSTAITTPLPENLIEKSPHVNENLIKDQTYKHWPEQFNKVVPRSVEKPRGTVCDKQEGKNSKILISNDKSEVITTCKRQSRSTVPRIIPQQALRHKGQKGKEGILAHCTEKVVKKVKKKQDVHFSKKTSAKADMQEKIELDKQRIKKNIENLKKSYEAKKKYRQKIVEIKNLQTNNARDNNDCINAKNENNGAARTRIFNLKKSIQMDKNFSTSKIESNDVNSAPETQHKNKPKSKASDPTNLNCTKCCIDSTRNTIQSSKDVKICCEKDVSKTAEIESIANLLEPSNCDCNRLKQLLVANKFSSISEDKIMYNANSINYGCYSDQPYRKGPNKQQDYRNYATNADIKLTKLEKDKSTVNDDAKYNLTKTLIHPASEIDGSQGLNNNTIKFSLYKHQSKDGLANCKDEKTQDVYKNSGSSNSTVNVETASLSDIVTQLPDNMSKMESYETLNAAKITAYLKHPSSSHTSDKIISNLKTNGYKYSKKYRRFNHKEKNTCCNMARYIERMVSNEKKYQKHEKKIDPERENVKIIIDENSPKTSRIRIVNDRSSVSVVCHGSEKTTSPSRRSNNTAAKNTESSGGESSGYKSYHNDLHKRHFDHSDQAKINSTEHQQIEHVTERKFHNTQTILYHNINDDRFESIFNSLDDPVNTQFVGIRENIKSHPNLCEEKLKKRDTETKYTLYDTNKYLSAFTNSLDMYSPYQITAYQMKEVNRSKVFQFNNPELEEKDVDNAEMRIGKYLIENSSDSRDELSEEEESSEQLNSARDAKIDQDKVIVLKKPNNAVQRSLEYVVSKRFLDLNNAEGQDSFIDIPTVPAQHKIITSLQDVKHEEIREAFETSRSTTDLTSALVHNKAAERVKSSISDIETGSGNPKLYLVDKKIVMETDPGHKRIKCSKRLKIKNENFYDSNKVYELWANNKSTANSTDNESQTTRRFICAPNDSKRCRTNKFNFNIFKKIKSCKSEKTTHIPLDQLPKPPSSFLESSAPSQSTMLSSTADTNYWESDTVLNLHKGATLLLHTNPATKTYTDPTHTNHSRRNHVTASPEENHDHLHLQSNNRASTSHKDTETYLQSSPAHPINEKQLTAPHALHTAAPPPPSALPPPYPFCCPFVPYMMQYWQNYQQPPPASKLPLPDGDWQPTVRKNGNEPPPPDMVPIPWFPPMSNVHDHLPRAEMNFTTSNNIHAQPPPEWLMMPRGYAPCFPCSNTTESYLRKTDSSVCEDDEPPVEISENKQDEKKKTVSSKLFKIFRRKNRAEMDTLDDDGKKGKYHRSGSEAKLVRKVQVVENEENNINGQSIWESPDIAGIVTPEEIGRCFRRGFRADGLTLAGDEYVCTRAPSDTTSEQEEIFNFSDHDTPLDFLLALGFSVDEATAAIRDDEVRNRFKAALTEARIWVPHIATTQGTLLYLLAMKAKPKVMRYFLQLVESIVNKRITNAVKLDAYLKILEKVEEGYVSFVTLFGKDKGNEDDEDTAMMEKQRRRIFYTIYKYAEAEAEEVGKPMTNASVDLLQSLATRYRSAIGPHLQLLACYIGEGLLTKDVQLEAALIYLSRLDSTDVRLTDLEKYCGMPVSERRRLEQGVKMLS is encoded by the exons AtgaacaataatgaaaaaaactcgCATACTAATAACGATACAACGAATGCTAGAGCTTGCAGCATTGCTATAcctaaagaaaaatcaattcgcCATTCTTTACGCCTCCAAGAAAAtccacattttttaattactgcTAAGGGGTCGCAACTGGGTTATGGAACACATGATAAAACTAATACCGACGTGTCAACTGCAATAACAACACCTTTACCTGaaaatttgatagaaaaatcTCCTCATGTTAACGAAAATCTGATAAAGGATCAAACCTACAAACATTGGCCAGAGCAGTTCAACAAAGTCGTGCCTAGATCTGTTGAAAAACCAAGAGGTACAGTTTGTGATAAGcaggagggaaaaaattctaagatattaatttcaaacgacAAATCAGAGGTGATAACTACATGTAAAAGACAATCCAGATCAACAG TTCCGCGTATCATTCCACAGCAAGCACTTAGACACAAGGGTCAAAAGGGAAAAGAGGGAATATTAGCTCATTGCACTGAGaaagttgtgaaaaaagttaaaaagaaGCAAGATGTGCATTTCTCGAAAAAAACTTCAGCAAAAGCCGACATGCAGGAAAAGATCGAATTAGATAAACAacgaattaagaaaaatatagaaaatttaaaaaagagtTACGAGgctaagaaaaaatatcgtcaaaaaattgttgaaatcaaaaatttacaaacaaataATGCTCGTGACAACAATGACTGTATCAATGCAAAGAATGAGAACAATGGAGCAGCTCGAACAAGAATTTTCAATCTTAAGAAGTCTATACAAATGgataaaaacttttccacTTCCAAGATTGAATCTAATGATGTTAATTCTGCACCTGAAACACAGCACAAGAATAAGCCAAAAAGTAAAGCAAGTGACCCGACCAACTTGAATTGTACAAAATGTTGTATTGATTCCACTCGTAATACTATCCAGTCGAGCAAGGATGTAAAAATATGTTGCGAGAAAGATGTCTCAAAAACAGCAGAGATTGAATCGATAGCGAATTTGCTAGAACCATCGAACTGTGATTGTAACAGACTGAAACAATTGTTAGTTGCCAACAAATTTTCGTCTATTTCTGAAgataaaatcatgtataacgccaattcaataaattatgGATGCTATTCTGATCAACCATATCGTAAAGGACCCAACAAACAACAAGATTACAGAAACTATGCTACTAATGCAGATATAAAATTGACCAAActagaaaaagataaaagcACTGTCAACGATGATGCAAAATATAATCTTACGAAAACCTTGATACATCCAGCATCTGAAATTGATGGTTCTCAAggattgaataataatactatcaaattttcactctaCAAACATCAATCGAAAGATGGTCTAGCTAATTGTAAGGATGAAAAAACTCAAGACGTTTACAAAAACTCCGGAAGCAGCAACAGCACGGTGAATGTTGAAACAGCAAGCTTATCAGATATTGTAACGCAGTTACCAGATAACATGAGTAAAATGGAGAGCTATGAGACTTTGAATGCTGCTAAAATCACAGCATATTTGAAACACCCGTCGTCAAGTCACACCTCAGACAAAATaatatcgaatttgaaaacgaatggttataaatattcgaaaaagtACAGACGTTTCAATcataaagagaaaaatacgTGCTGCAATATGGCACGTTACATTGAAAGAATGGTATCGAATGAGAAAAAGTATCAGAaacatgaaaagaaaattgatccAGAGCGAGAAAACGTCAAAATAATCATCGATGAAAACAGCCCGAAAACCAGCCGAATAAGAATAGTTAACGATAGATCCAGTGTCAGTGTTGTTTGTCATGGTTCGGAGAAAACAACATCTCCAAGTAGAAGAAGTAACAATACGGCAGCGAAAAATACTGAATCCAGCGGAGGAGAAAGCAGCGGCTACAAATCATATCACAACGATTTGCACAAGAGACATTTTGATCACTCCGATCAAGCCAAAATCAACTCGACTGAGCATCAACAAATTGAACATGTtacagaaagaaaatttcacaatacgCAAACTATTCTGTACCACAATATTAATGATGATAGGTTTGAAAGTATCTTCAACTCCTTGGATGATCCTGTCAATACACAATTCGTTGGAATTagagaaaatattaaaagcCACCCGAATTTATGTGAAGAAAAACTCAAGAAGCGGGATACCGAAACAAAATACACTCTGTAcgatacaaataaatatttgtctGCATTTACCAATAGTCTGGACATGTATTCACCATATCAAATTACTGCTTATCAGATGAAAGAAGTAAATAGAAGTAAGGTTTTCCAATTTAATAATCCAGAGCTTGAGGAGAAGGATGTAGATAATGCTGAGATGCGAATTGGGAAATATTTAATAGAGAATAGTTCGGATTCGAGAGATGAGTTATCAGAGGAAGAAGAATCTAGTGAGCAATTAAATTCTGCGAGAGATGCTAAAATTGACCAGGATAAAGTTATAGTGCTGAAAAAGCCAAATAATGCAGTGCAGAGAAGTCTAGAATATGTTGTCAGTAAACGTTTCTTGGATTTAAACAATGCAGAAGGACAAGACAGTTTTATAGATATACCTACAGTACCGGCTCAGCATAAAATCATTACGTCACTACAAGATGTGAAGCATGAAGAGATTAGAGAAGCCTTTGAAACATCGAGGAGCACAACAGATCTAACATCTGCCCTAGTGCACAACAAGGCTGCTGAACGAGTGAAATCGAGCATCAGTGATATTGAAACAGGCTCTGGCAATCCAAAATTGTATCtagtggataaaaaaatcgttatgGAAACGGACCCAGGACATAAGAGAATTAAATGTTCCAAACgactgaaaatcaaaaatgaaaacttttatGATTCAAACAAAGTATATGAGTTGTGGGCAAATAATAAATCGACTGCTAATAGCACTGATAATGAATCTCAGACAACCAGAAGGTTCATTTGTGCACCAAATGACTCGAAGAGATGCCGTACAAACaagtttaatttcaatatattcAAAAAGATCAAATCTTGTAAGAGTGAAAAAACTACCCATATTCCTCTTGACCAGCTACCTAAACCACCCTCTTCGTTTTTGGAAAGCTCTGCGCCCTCGCAGTCTACAATGTTGTCGTCAACAGCTGACACTAATTATTGGGAGTCAGATACTGTTTTGAATCTTCACAAAGGTGCTACTTTGCTGCTTCATACAAATCCTGCTACAAAAACTTACACCGATCCTACCCACACAAATCATTCCAGAAGAAATCACGTAACCGCTAGTCCTGAGGAAAATCATGATCATTTACATCTTCAATCGAACAATCGTGCTTCAACTTCACATAAAGATACCGAGACTTATCTGCAGTCATCACCTGCACATccaataaatgaaaaacagcttACTGCACCTCATGCTCTGCATACAGCTGCACCCCCGCCTCCTTCAGCTCTACCGCCACCTTATCCCTTCTGTTGTCCATTTGTTCCATATATGATGCAGTACTGGCAAAATTATCAACAACCACCACCGGCTTCAAAGCTTCCACTACCTGACGGAGATTGGCAACCGACTGTCAGAAAGAATGGCAATGAGCCACCACCTCCAGATATGGTTCCCATTCCATGGTTCCCACCAATGTCAAATGTACATGATCACCTACCacgtgctgaaatgaattttacaacGTCAAATAACATACACGCTCAACCACCACCCGAGTGGCTAATGATGCCTAGAGGGTACGCACCCTGTTTTCCATGCAGTAATACTACTGAGTCTTATTTGAGGAAAACTGATTCCTCAGTTTGTGAGGATGATGAACCTCCTGTTGAAATTAGCGAGAATAAacaggatgaaaaaaagaaaacagtatCTAgtaaattgttcaaaatatttcgaagaaaaaatcgtGCTGAAATGGACACATTGGATGATGATGGCAAAAAA GGCAAATATCATCGATCTGGCTCGGAAGCTAAACTGGTTCGTAAAGTACAAGTGGTGGAAAATGAAGAGAACAACATTAATGGTCAGAGCATTTGGGAATCTCCGGATATTGCTGGAATC GTAACTCCAGAAGAAATTGGACGATGCTTTCGCAGAGGTTTTCGAGCAGATGGATTAACCCTGGCCGGGGACGAGTACGTGTGTACAAGAGCACCAAGTGACACAACTTCGGAACAGGAAGAGATATTCAATTTCTCTGACCATGATACGCCACTTGATTTTCTATTAGCTCTTGGATTTAGCGTTGATGAAGCTACTGCTGCAATTAGGGATGACGAAGTACGAAATCGATTTAAAGCAGCCCTTACAGAG GCACGCATTTGGGTCCCACATATTGCAACAACTCAAGGCACGCTGCTCTATCTACTTGCAATGAAAGCGAAGCCGAAAGTGATGCGATATTTCCTGCAACTGGTGGAGTCGATTGTCAATAAAAGGATAACTAACGCCGTCAAACTGGATg CCTAcctgaaaattttggaaaaggTTGAAGAGGGATACGTGTCTTTTGTCACCCTATTTGGAAAAGATAAA GGCAATGAAGATGATGAGGATACTGCAATGATGGAAAAACAGCGCCGTCGTATATTCTACACCATTTATAAATATGCTGAAGCAGAG GCAGAAGAAGTGGGCAAACCAATGACGAACGCTAGTGTGGATCTTTTGCAATCTTTAGCGACACGTTATCGATCAGCTATTGGGCCACATCTGCAACTCCTAGCTTGTTACATAGGCGAAGGACTATTGACGAAAGATGTTCAGTTGGAAGCTGCTCTGATATATTTATCACGATTAGATTCTACCGACGTTCGACTAACGGATTTAGAAAAATACTGTGGCATGCCAGTTTCAGAACGTCGCAGGCTAGAACAAGGTGTAAAAATGCTGTCTTAG
- the LOC124177119 gene encoding uncharacterized protein LOC124177119 isoform X1 — protein sequence MNNNEKNSHTNNDTTNARACSIAIPKEKSIRHSLRLQENPHFLITAKGSQLGYGTHDKTNTDVSTAITTPLPENLIEKSPHVNENLIKDQTYKHWPEQFNKVVPRSVEKPRGTVCDKQEGKNSKILISNDKSEVITTCKRQSRSTGNREILKNKSNDCQKTSCRISGETKPPKVKEVSCNTVLSSVPRIIPQQALRHKGQKGKEGILAHCTEKVVKKVKKKQDVHFSKKTSAKADMQEKIELDKQRIKKNIENLKKSYEAKKKYRQKIVEIKNLQTNNARDNNDCINAKNENNGAARTRIFNLKKSIQMDKNFSTSKIESNDVNSAPETQHKNKPKSKASDPTNLNCTKCCIDSTRNTIQSSKDVKICCEKDVSKTAEIESIANLLEPSNCDCNRLKQLLVANKFSSISEDKIMYNANSINYGCYSDQPYRKGPNKQQDYRNYATNADIKLTKLEKDKSTVNDDAKYNLTKTLIHPASEIDGSQGLNNNTIKFSLYKHQSKDGLANCKDEKTQDVYKNSGSSNSTVNVETASLSDIVTQLPDNMSKMESYETLNAAKITAYLKHPSSSHTSDKIISNLKTNGYKYSKKYRRFNHKEKNTCCNMARYIERMVSNEKKYQKHEKKIDPERENVKIIIDENSPKTSRIRIVNDRSSVSVVCHGSEKTTSPSRRSNNTAAKNTESSGGESSGYKSYHNDLHKRHFDHSDQAKINSTEHQQIEHVTERKFHNTQTILYHNINDDRFESIFNSLDDPVNTQFVGIRENIKSHPNLCEEKLKKRDTETKYTLYDTNKYLSAFTNSLDMYSPYQITAYQMKEVNRSKVFQFNNPELEEKDVDNAEMRIGKYLIENSSDSRDELSEEEESSEQLNSARDAKIDQDKVIVLKKPNNAVQRSLEYVVSKRFLDLNNAEGQDSFIDIPTVPAQHKIITSLQDVKHEEIREAFETSRSTTDLTSALVHNKAAERVKSSISDIETGSGNPKLYLVDKKIVMETDPGHKRIKCSKRLKIKNENFYDSNKVYELWANNKSTANSTDNESQTTRRFICAPNDSKRCRTNKFNFNIFKKIKSCKSEKTTHIPLDQLPKPPSSFLESSAPSQSTMLSSTADTNYWESDTVLNLHKGATLLLHTNPATKTYTDPTHTNHSRRNHVTASPEENHDHLHLQSNNRASTSHKDTETYLQSSPAHPINEKQLTAPHALHTAAPPPPSALPPPYPFCCPFVPYMMQYWQNYQQPPPASKLPLPDGDWQPTVRKNGNEPPPPDMVPIPWFPPMSNVHDHLPRAEMNFTTSNNIHAQPPPEWLMMPRGYAPCFPCSNTTESYLRKTDSSVCEDDEPPVEISENKQDEKKKTVSSKLFKIFRRKNRAEMDTLDDDGKKGKYHRSGSEAKLVRKVQVVENEENNINGQSIWESPDIAGIVTPEEIGRCFRRGFRADGLTLAGDEYVCTRAPSDTTSEQEEIFNFSDHDTPLDFLLALGFSVDEATAAIRDDEVRNRFKAALTEARIWVPHIATTQGTLLYLLAMKAKPKVMRYFLQLVESIVNKRITNAVKLDAYLKILEKVEEGYVSFVTLFGKDKGNEDDEDTAMMEKQRRRIFYTIYKYAEAEAEEVGKPMTNASVDLLQSLATRYRSAIGPHLQLLACYIGEGLLTKDVQLEAALIYLSRLDSTDVRLTDLEKYCGMPVSERRRLEQGVKMLS from the exons AtgaacaataatgaaaaaaactcgCATACTAATAACGATACAACGAATGCTAGAGCTTGCAGCATTGCTATAcctaaagaaaaatcaattcgcCATTCTTTACGCCTCCAAGAAAAtccacattttttaattactgcTAAGGGGTCGCAACTGGGTTATGGAACACATGATAAAACTAATACCGACGTGTCAACTGCAATAACAACACCTTTACCTGaaaatttgatagaaaaatcTCCTCATGTTAACGAAAATCTGATAAAGGATCAAACCTACAAACATTGGCCAGAGCAGTTCAACAAAGTCGTGCCTAGATCTGTTGAAAAACCAAGAGGTACAGTTTGTGATAAGcaggagggaaaaaattctaagatattaatttcaaacgacAAATCAGAGGTGATAACTACATGTAAAAGACAATCCAGATCAACAGGTAATAgagaaattctcaaaaataaatcaaatgaTTGTCAAAAAACTTCATGCAGAATAAGCGGAGAAACGAAGCCACCTAAAGTAAAGGAAGTGTCTTGTAATACTGTTCTGTCCTCAGTTCCGCGTATCATTCCACAGCAAGCACTTAGACACAAGGGTCAAAAGGGAAAAGAGGGAATATTAGCTCATTGCACTGAGaaagttgtgaaaaaagttaaaaagaaGCAAGATGTGCATTTCTCGAAAAAAACTTCAGCAAAAGCCGACATGCAGGAAAAGATCGAATTAGATAAACAacgaattaagaaaaatatagaaaatttaaaaaagagtTACGAGgctaagaaaaaatatcgtcaaaaaattgttgaaatcaaaaatttacaaacaaataATGCTCGTGACAACAATGACTGTATCAATGCAAAGAATGAGAACAATGGAGCAGCTCGAACAAGAATTTTCAATCTTAAGAAGTCTATACAAATGgataaaaacttttccacTTCCAAGATTGAATCTAATGATGTTAATTCTGCACCTGAAACACAGCACAAGAATAAGCCAAAAAGTAAAGCAAGTGACCCGACCAACTTGAATTGTACAAAATGTTGTATTGATTCCACTCGTAATACTATCCAGTCGAGCAAGGATGTAAAAATATGTTGCGAGAAAGATGTCTCAAAAACAGCAGAGATTGAATCGATAGCGAATTTGCTAGAACCATCGAACTGTGATTGTAACAGACTGAAACAATTGTTAGTTGCCAACAAATTTTCGTCTATTTCTGAAgataaaatcatgtataacgccaattcaataaattatgGATGCTATTCTGATCAACCATATCGTAAAGGACCCAACAAACAACAAGATTACAGAAACTATGCTACTAATGCAGATATAAAATTGACCAAActagaaaaagataaaagcACTGTCAACGATGATGCAAAATATAATCTTACGAAAACCTTGATACATCCAGCATCTGAAATTGATGGTTCTCAAggattgaataataatactatcaaattttcactctaCAAACATCAATCGAAAGATGGTCTAGCTAATTGTAAGGATGAAAAAACTCAAGACGTTTACAAAAACTCCGGAAGCAGCAACAGCACGGTGAATGTTGAAACAGCAAGCTTATCAGATATTGTAACGCAGTTACCAGATAACATGAGTAAAATGGAGAGCTATGAGACTTTGAATGCTGCTAAAATCACAGCATATTTGAAACACCCGTCGTCAAGTCACACCTCAGACAAAATaatatcgaatttgaaaacgaatggttataaatattcgaaaaagtACAGACGTTTCAATcataaagagaaaaatacgTGCTGCAATATGGCACGTTACATTGAAAGAATGGTATCGAATGAGAAAAAGTATCAGAaacatgaaaagaaaattgatccAGAGCGAGAAAACGTCAAAATAATCATCGATGAAAACAGCCCGAAAACCAGCCGAATAAGAATAGTTAACGATAGATCCAGTGTCAGTGTTGTTTGTCATGGTTCGGAGAAAACAACATCTCCAAGTAGAAGAAGTAACAATACGGCAGCGAAAAATACTGAATCCAGCGGAGGAGAAAGCAGCGGCTACAAATCATATCACAACGATTTGCACAAGAGACATTTTGATCACTCCGATCAAGCCAAAATCAACTCGACTGAGCATCAACAAATTGAACATGTtacagaaagaaaatttcacaatacgCAAACTATTCTGTACCACAATATTAATGATGATAGGTTTGAAAGTATCTTCAACTCCTTGGATGATCCTGTCAATACACAATTCGTTGGAATTagagaaaatattaaaagcCACCCGAATTTATGTGAAGAAAAACTCAAGAAGCGGGATACCGAAACAAAATACACTCTGTAcgatacaaataaatatttgtctGCATTTACCAATAGTCTGGACATGTATTCACCATATCAAATTACTGCTTATCAGATGAAAGAAGTAAATAGAAGTAAGGTTTTCCAATTTAATAATCCAGAGCTTGAGGAGAAGGATGTAGATAATGCTGAGATGCGAATTGGGAAATATTTAATAGAGAATAGTTCGGATTCGAGAGATGAGTTATCAGAGGAAGAAGAATCTAGTGAGCAATTAAATTCTGCGAGAGATGCTAAAATTGACCAGGATAAAGTTATAGTGCTGAAAAAGCCAAATAATGCAGTGCAGAGAAGTCTAGAATATGTTGTCAGTAAACGTTTCTTGGATTTAAACAATGCAGAAGGACAAGACAGTTTTATAGATATACCTACAGTACCGGCTCAGCATAAAATCATTACGTCACTACAAGATGTGAAGCATGAAGAGATTAGAGAAGCCTTTGAAACATCGAGGAGCACAACAGATCTAACATCTGCCCTAGTGCACAACAAGGCTGCTGAACGAGTGAAATCGAGCATCAGTGATATTGAAACAGGCTCTGGCAATCCAAAATTGTATCtagtggataaaaaaatcgttatgGAAACGGACCCAGGACATAAGAGAATTAAATGTTCCAAACgactgaaaatcaaaaatgaaaacttttatGATTCAAACAAAGTATATGAGTTGTGGGCAAATAATAAATCGACTGCTAATAGCACTGATAATGAATCTCAGACAACCAGAAGGTTCATTTGTGCACCAAATGACTCGAAGAGATGCCGTACAAACaagtttaatttcaatatattcAAAAAGATCAAATCTTGTAAGAGTGAAAAAACTACCCATATTCCTCTTGACCAGCTACCTAAACCACCCTCTTCGTTTTTGGAAAGCTCTGCGCCCTCGCAGTCTACAATGTTGTCGTCAACAGCTGACACTAATTATTGGGAGTCAGATACTGTTTTGAATCTTCACAAAGGTGCTACTTTGCTGCTTCATACAAATCCTGCTACAAAAACTTACACCGATCCTACCCACACAAATCATTCCAGAAGAAATCACGTAACCGCTAGTCCTGAGGAAAATCATGATCATTTACATCTTCAATCGAACAATCGTGCTTCAACTTCACATAAAGATACCGAGACTTATCTGCAGTCATCACCTGCACATccaataaatgaaaaacagcttACTGCACCTCATGCTCTGCATACAGCTGCACCCCCGCCTCCTTCAGCTCTACCGCCACCTTATCCCTTCTGTTGTCCATTTGTTCCATATATGATGCAGTACTGGCAAAATTATCAACAACCACCACCGGCTTCAAAGCTTCCACTACCTGACGGAGATTGGCAACCGACTGTCAGAAAGAATGGCAATGAGCCACCACCTCCAGATATGGTTCCCATTCCATGGTTCCCACCAATGTCAAATGTACATGATCACCTACCacgtgctgaaatgaattttacaacGTCAAATAACATACACGCTCAACCACCACCCGAGTGGCTAATGATGCCTAGAGGGTACGCACCCTGTTTTCCATGCAGTAATACTACTGAGTCTTATTTGAGGAAAACTGATTCCTCAGTTTGTGAGGATGATGAACCTCCTGTTGAAATTAGCGAGAATAAacaggatgaaaaaaagaaaacagtatCTAgtaaattgttcaaaatatttcgaagaaaaaatcgtGCTGAAATGGACACATTGGATGATGATGGCAAAAAA GGCAAATATCATCGATCTGGCTCGGAAGCTAAACTGGTTCGTAAAGTACAAGTGGTGGAAAATGAAGAGAACAACATTAATGGTCAGAGCATTTGGGAATCTCCGGATATTGCTGGAATC GTAACTCCAGAAGAAATTGGACGATGCTTTCGCAGAGGTTTTCGAGCAGATGGATTAACCCTGGCCGGGGACGAGTACGTGTGTACAAGAGCACCAAGTGACACAACTTCGGAACAGGAAGAGATATTCAATTTCTCTGACCATGATACGCCACTTGATTTTCTATTAGCTCTTGGATTTAGCGTTGATGAAGCTACTGCTGCAATTAGGGATGACGAAGTACGAAATCGATTTAAAGCAGCCCTTACAGAG GCACGCATTTGGGTCCCACATATTGCAACAACTCAAGGCACGCTGCTCTATCTACTTGCAATGAAAGCGAAGCCGAAAGTGATGCGATATTTCCTGCAACTGGTGGAGTCGATTGTCAATAAAAGGATAACTAACGCCGTCAAACTGGATg CCTAcctgaaaattttggaaaaggTTGAAGAGGGATACGTGTCTTTTGTCACCCTATTTGGAAAAGATAAA GGCAATGAAGATGATGAGGATACTGCAATGATGGAAAAACAGCGCCGTCGTATATTCTACACCATTTATAAATATGCTGAAGCAGAG GCAGAAGAAGTGGGCAAACCAATGACGAACGCTAGTGTGGATCTTTTGCAATCTTTAGCGACACGTTATCGATCAGCTATTGGGCCACATCTGCAACTCCTAGCTTGTTACATAGGCGAAGGACTATTGACGAAAGATGTTCAGTTGGAAGCTGCTCTGATATATTTATCACGATTAGATTCTACCGACGTTCGACTAACGGATTTAGAAAAATACTGTGGCATGCCAGTTTCAGAACGTCGCAGGCTAGAACAAGGTGTAAAAATGCTGTCTTAG